One genomic segment of Ctenopharyngodon idella isolate HZGC_01 chromosome 7, HZGC01, whole genome shotgun sequence includes these proteins:
- the LOC127516579 gene encoding C-type mannose receptor 2-like, whose product MEQTLYFILLLIALCSVSECVQRQYHFINVMKNWTEAQRYCRENYTDLATVDNMNDMIELNKSVKDSGVQNVWIGLQKTGVDKWQWSSGDPALYLNWAPGQPDGRDECVMMRNGQWHDLSCSNSLTFICSSSNNMNTGLVFVNQTKNWRDAQSYCRQNHIDLVSVRNQNESQQLQKFINDSLISGDVWIGLFRDSWQWSDQSNSSFRYWNTGEPNNAGNEICVEIYPNAQGQWNDDPCNKQHPFVCHEDKLILIKENLTWSEALRYCRQNHTDLVSVHSEEIQREVMNVVKQASTEEVWLGLRHSCTVGLWFWVSGQTVCYQNWAPGNGTGEEECERTVRSGAVQSGGDQHWISRPETHKLNFICSRYEE is encoded by the exons ATGGAGCAAACTCTATATTTCATTCTTCTTCTCAttg ctctctgcTCCGTATCTGAATGTGTTCAGCGTCAGTATCACTTTATAAACGTGATGAAGAACTGGACTGAAGCTCAGAGATACTGCAGAGAGAATTACACAGATCTGGCCACCGTTGACAACATGAACGACATGATCGAGCTGAACAAGAGTGTGAAAGATTCAGGCGTTCAGAATGTCTGGATTGGGCTGCAGAAGAcgggtgttgataaatggcagtgGTCTTCAGGTGATCCTGCGCTCTATCTGAACTGGGCTCCTGGACAACCTGATGGCAGAGATGAGTGTGTTATGATGAGAAATGGACAATGGCATGATTTGTCATGTAGTAACAGCCTGACTTTCATCTGCAGTTCATCTAACAACA tgAACACAGGACTCGTCTTTGTCAATCAGACGAAGAATTGGAGAGACGCTCAGAGttactgcagacagaatcacattgatctggtcagtgtgAGGAACCAGAATGAGAGTCAACAGCTTCAGAAGTTCATCAATGATAGTCTCATATCTGGTGATGTCTGGATCGGTCTGTTCAGAGACTCATGGCAGTGGTCAGATCAGAGTAACTCCTCATTCAGATACTGGAATACTGGTGAACCTAATAATGCTGGAAATGAAATCTGTGTAGAGATTTATCCGAACGCTCAGGGACAATGGAATGACGACCCTTGCAATAAACAACATCCTTTTGTGTGTCATGAAG ATAAACTGATTCTGATCAAAGAGAATCTGACGTGGTCTGAAGCTCTGagatactgcagacagaatcatACGGATCTGGTCTCGGTTCATTCAGAAGAGATTCAGCGTGAGGTGATGAATGTGGTTAAACAGGCGTCTACTGAGGAGGTGTGGTTGGGTTTACGTCACTCCTGCACTGTGGGCCTCTGGTTCTGGGTGAGCGGACAGACCGTGTGCTATCAGAACTGGGCTCCAGGGAACGGCACAGGAGAGGAAGAGTGTGAGCGTACAGTGAGATCTGGAGCAGTTCAGTCTGGAGGAGATCAGCACTGGATCAGCCGTCCTGAAACTCACAAACTcaacttcatctgcagcagaTATGAAGAGTGA